CTTCATGCGGTCTGCATCTTCGTAGAGCTTTGCATAGCCCTTGCTTTCCTGCATTCCGTATTCGGTCTTGATCCTCTGGACGACCAGCAGTTCAAGGGGGGCGTTTAACATTGCAGCAAGTTTGTTCCTGACATCACTTCTGGAAGGAGTCGAACCTTCATATTTCACAATGAAATCCAGTTCCCTTCTGTTTAAAAGTGAATTCTTTTTATCTTTAAGGATTTTTATGTCCATCTAGAATTCTCCGTATTTTATCCAATTCATTATTTTGATTTTTGCTGATAAGCTTCTCAAAAAGAGCCCTTATCTCTTCTTTCTTTTTCTTGGTGACCTCTACAAAGACCACGCCCTCATCGGGCTGTCCGTAAAGGACAACAGCCCCAATTGGAGCCAGAAGAATTACCGGAAGGGTTGCCAGATCCTCTTCTCCTCTTACAAAGATGCGAAGGAGCTTTTCCGAGGCAAACGCTTCACAAAGGGTTCTAATAAGCTCATCGGTAATAATTCCTGCAGGGTTGTCAACCGAAACTTCTTCGTAAACCTTGTCCCTGTTCCGGGCCGAAACATTGCTGGACACCGGTTTCCTTTTAGTGCGGTCATCCACAATACAGATGTCCGGAATAATCCCGGCTTCGAGCAGGTGGAAGGTAGTAACATCCCCTACGGATATAAGTTTTGTGGGGCTTGAAAGCTCCCCTGCAAACTTCTCTACCGTGTCCCTGCCCTTTCCCCTGTATAGAGTTCCAAGGGGTTTTTTCATAAGTGGACGAAGTTCTCTCGGAAGTTCGATATGAACACTCAACTCAGCGCACCTTCAAAGCAAATCTGTCCGGGATGTCAACCCCAAGTTTTTTTGCGATCTCCGAGCGTTCTGTGTCAAGGATGATAACAAGTCCACTCCATTCTTCTGCGAGGTCCGAAGTTCCGCAAACAGGACACGTTTGACCTTCCAGGACCCTCAGGCAGTGTCTACAGACTTTTTCTGGCATTGCAAATCCTCTTTTTTGCCTTCTTTTTTATTCAGGCTGTCTCTTCACCTGAGACTGCCTGGGACTGCTTCTTTCTGCGGGCTTCTTCGAGCCACTGCAGTCTTCCAAGGGCAGTCTGTCGCATCGTAAGTCCTATTTTGCTTTCTTTTGGTTCCCTCTCATTGATGCTGACCGCAATAATTCTGGCTCTTACATGGTCTCCTTCGGTAATTGACTTGCCTCCGTTTTTAGTAACAAGCCTTGCATTTTTCGCATCATATGAAATAAAATCGTCAGTGATCTGGCTGACATGGAGCAGCCCGTCCATTGGTCCCATTCCTACGAAGACTCCGAAGCCGACAGCTTCTACAACTTCCCCTTCAATAATCTCCTGGAGCTCTGGATAAAACATTACTGCTTCGAATGTCACATCATAGTACACAGCCCCGTCTCCGACGAGGATATGCCCTTCTCCTACCTCGTCAATATTGTAAACAGCAACGAGAGAGCCAAGTTTTTTGTCAACCTGCCCTTCAAGTTTTTCCCTTAATGCATTTTTAATGGTAGGCATCACTTCTTCCCCGAGAAGGGTGGGAGGAATGCGAACAGTATCAACGAGTTTCATTAATTTATACATCTGCTAATCACCCGTAAACTTAATCAATGGAACTGCTGCCCGGAAATGTCCGGTGGGTTTTCAAACAAAATCCAGTTTGTTTTTTTGGCGCAGGGATACGGTCTGGATCCCGCTTTCGGCAAGCCTGCGTTTTAACCCTATATCATTTGTCAGAACAGCCGCTTCCATCTCTCTGGCGAGCCTGAGAATCACATCATCCGCAGGTCCGATGCCTGCGATCCGTCTGCACCTTTCCATCATGGACCTGGCAACCTTTGCGGCTGTCCTGTTTGAACCTTTTTCCCGCTTTATGAGTTTTTCGATCTCGAATACAACAGCTTCAGGTACATAGAATTCATTAAAGCCCAGCCTTTTCAGTTCTTCGAAAATATCCACTCCGAACTGGACAGGGATCATGAATCCGTTAGTATCGATTATGATTTTCAACTTTTTATTACCCCTACTCCAATGAGCCGCCAGCGGGAATCAATTCTCCTGCTGATCGCAACCCTTGACCCGACGGCTGCACTTATCGGGCGCTTGAGTGCCACCTGGGCTTCATTTTTCCGGGCACTTGTGACCACACCTACAGTCGTTGCGGTTCCTATGTTAAGCATAAGGGGTTCACTGGTCTTGATTTCATTGATCTTCTCTTCCCTTGTAACTCCCACTACTCTCTCGAGAAGGTGGAGTTCCATGACAAATTGATGCCTTGTTTCTGGAAGAGTTCCCGGGGCGCCTGCCATCTGTCCTGTTAAAGAGTCACCCTTTGTCAGGGTAGGGTCAAGATAAGTTCCTACGGCAAGGAGCCCTCCAGGAGTTGCTTCTTCTACCTTTGTTGCTCCTGCAAAAATCGATGAGACCGTTGTCAGAATGGGAATCCATCTGGTGGTGCCTTCTGTTGTGACCTTTATTCCTGGTCTTATCTCAAGCTCGTCTCCCGGATGAAGTACGCCTTCAGTGAGTGTGCCTCCGATAACTCCACCGCGGATCTCATCAATTGAAGCTCCGGGTTTGTTAATGTCAAAAGACCGGGCAATAAGCATGCTAGCAGGCTTGTCAATTTTATGAACCGGAGTCGGGATCTGGGTTTCCAGAGCATCGATGAGAATATCGATATTAATATTCTGCTGGGCAGAAATCGGGATTATAGGCGCATTTTCGGCAACCGTGCCTTTGACAAATTCTTTTATCTGGTGGTAGTGCTCGATAAGGCGCTCCCTTGATACAAGATCGATTTTGTTCTGGACAATGACGATGTTTTCAATTCCTATTATGTCCAGAGCCATAAGGTGTTCCTTTGTCTGGGGCTGCGGGCAGTCTTCGTTTGCGGCAATTACAAGCACTGCCCCATCCATAATTGCAGCACCGGAAAGCATGGTTGCCATCAGGGTCTCGTGTCCTGGGGCATCTACAAAAGAAACTGTCCTGTGCTCTTCTGTTGTTTCTCCGCAATTGGGGCAGGTCTTCTCCACAGTATAACACTGGGGTTCAGGACATTTCGGGCATTTCATGAATGGGGAATCGGCGTACCCCAATCTTATCGAAATTCCTCTTTTTACTTCTTCGCTATGCGTATCCGTCCACACGCCGGATAAAGCTCTAACAAGTGTGGTTTTTCCATGGTCGACATGGCCTACCATGCCGATATTAACACAGGGCTGACTCAAGTTGTAATTTCCTCCAGTAGAGTGAAGATAATCTGATATAAGGCAGGTATTTCTCCGAAATCTGCACCTTCAGGATTTTTAACTGCTTTCTTCCCTCGGGTTTTCAGACCTCAATTCTAAACCTGATCTGATTTTTAATTCTTACTATGTGATCCTTGGTTTGTTGTAATTGTAACTCAAAGCGGGATTTTACTTTAACGGGCTTTAAATGAGCCCGAACCCCTTCCCCGGGCAGTTCGGTATTTTCAAACTGAAAAGCCAGACAATATCTATCACTAAATTTTTAGTTACGGCTTGAATCTGGCAGATTCAGGGGATCCTTTTAAAGTTTACGGTATCCTGCACAATTCATATTACTAATGCCGGAAAGCCTTAATAAATTTATGTGACGATCATATCGAGTTTCTCGAGCTCAAGAGCGCGTCTGATCTCAAAGGCTAGTCTTCTGCCCGTACTCATCGGCCTTCTCCAGAGGGAATTGCCGTATGAATGCCCGACAGACATATGCACATTGGTCCCGCCGCCCACTCTCGGGGCGACATCATAAATATAAAAATTCAGGTCTTTGTCCACGCAGGTCTGGAGGCAGAAAGGTCCTATAATTCCAGGTGCATAATGTTCCTGAGTGGCTTTTACGTACTTTTCTCCCATTTCGAATACCTTTTCAAGGAGGGACTCGCGAAGAGTTGCCGAGTTGTGCCCGCAGACCGTATATTCCGGGGTAAGCTGGTGAGGGGCAAGAGCCATTTGCTGGGGGGCAGGAAGCCTTACATGTCCGTCAAGGCTGGTCTCAAAACGCCAGTCAACACCAAGGAGCTCCAGCTTGCTCATTTTCGGCTCGATCGGGGAGTAGAACATATCAAGGTTGAACACGGGTCCTATGATATACCGCTCGATTCTGGCATTTTCAAGAGCTTCGCGCGTAATCACTCCCTGCTTAATAAGGGCTTCGGATTTTTCCACATATTCCTTATAGCTTGAGGCCGTGAAAAACCCCCTCTCGAGTTTCTTTACTGCATGAGGAAGCTTTACCATTACGAGTTCGTTAATCTCCTCGGGAGATTCTATCTTCTCAGGGAACGGAAGCCCTGCTTTTTCAAGAATCCAGTAATAGCTCTGCTGTTCGCTTCTCTCTTCGCTCCTGAGGAGGTTCCTGCTCCCTACCATGGGCACTCTGAAATTATCTTCTATCTCATCTATGCTGCAGTAGGAGGTAAAAGAGCGGTTAGGAATAAAAAGCACTTTCTCGTCAACCAGTTTCTGCTGGTTCTGGGGCAGAAGGATTTCATTATACTTCTTATATACAACTGCCTCATCGACAATTCCTCTCTTTATTTTCCCGTAAGGGTCTCTCTGAGCTCTGAAGTACTCAGTGTAAGTTTTCTCCCTTCCG
The genomic region above belongs to Methanosarcina horonobensis HB-1 = JCM 15518 and contains:
- a CDS encoding DNA-directed RNA polymerase, which codes for MYKLMKLVDTVRIPPTLLGEEVMPTIKNALREKLEGQVDKKLGSLVAVYNIDEVGEGHILVGDGAVYYDVTFEAVMFYPELQEIIEGEVVEAVGFGVFVGMGPMDGLLHVSQITDDFISYDAKNARLVTKNGGKSITEGDHVRARIIAVSINEREPKESKIGLTMRQTALGRLQWLEEARRKKQSQAVSGEETA
- a CDS encoding 30S ribosomal protein S24e, whose protein sequence is MDIKILKDKKNSLLNRRELDFIVKYEGSTPSRSDVRNKLAAMLNAPLELLVVQRIKTEYGMQESKGYAKLYEDADRMKQVEQAYILKRNAVPGSETEGEEA
- a CDS encoding PIN domain-containing protein; amino-acid sequence: MKIIIDTNGFMIPVQFGVDIFEELKRLGFNEFYVPEAVVFEIEKLIKREKGSNRTAAKVARSMMERCRRIAGIGPADDVILRLAREMEAAVLTNDIGLKRRLAESGIQTVSLRQKNKLDFV
- the spt4 gene encoding transcription elongation factor subunit Spt4, which encodes MPEKVCRHCLRVLEGQTCPVCGTSDLAEEWSGLVIILDTERSEIAKKLGVDIPDRFALKVR
- a CDS encoding translation initiation factor IF-2 subunit gamma, whose amino-acid sequence is MSQPCVNIGMVGHVDHGKTTLVRALSGVWTDTHSEEVKRGISIRLGYADSPFMKCPKCPEPQCYTVEKTCPNCGETTEEHRTVSFVDAPGHETLMATMLSGAAIMDGAVLVIAANEDCPQPQTKEHLMALDIIGIENIVIVQNKIDLVSRERLIEHYHQIKEFVKGTVAENAPIIPISAQQNINIDILIDALETQIPTPVHKIDKPASMLIARSFDINKPGASIDEIRGGVIGGTLTEGVLHPGDELEIRPGIKVTTEGTTRWIPILTTVSSIFAGATKVEEATPGGLLAVGTYLDPTLTKGDSLTGQMAGAPGTLPETRHQFVMELHLLERVVGVTREEKINEIKTSEPLMLNIGTATTVGVVTSARKNEAQVALKRPISAAVGSRVAISRRIDSRWRLIGVGVIKS
- a CDS encoding formate--phosphoribosylaminoimidazolecarboxamide ligase family protein → MIDRKEIKEIVEGYYAHVDKIKIGTIASHSGLDICDGAVEEEFRTLAVCQAGREKTYTEYFRAQRDPYGKIKRGIVDEAVVYKKYNEILLPQNQQKLVDEKVLFIPNRSFTSYCSIDEIEDNFRVPMVGSRNLLRSEERSEQQSYYWILEKAGLPFPEKIESPEEINELVMVKLPHAVKKLERGFFTASSYKEYVEKSEALIKQGVITREALENARIERYIIGPVFNLDMFYSPIEPKMSKLELLGVDWRFETSLDGHVRLPAPQQMALAPHQLTPEYTVCGHNSATLRESLLEKVFEMGEKYVKATQEHYAPGIIGPFCLQTCVDKDLNFYIYDVAPRVGGGTNVHMSVGHSYGNSLWRRPMSTGRRLAFEIRRALELEKLDMIVT
- a CDS encoding GTP-dependent dephospho-CoA kinase family protein; the encoded protein is MSVHIELPRELRPLMKKPLGTLYRGKGRDTVEKFAGELSSPTKLISVGDVTTFHLLEAGIIPDICIVDDRTKRKPVSSNVSARNRDKVYEEVSVDNPAGIITDELIRTLCEAFASEKLLRIFVRGEEDLATLPVILLAPIGAVVLYGQPDEGVVFVEVTKKKKEEIRALFEKLISKNQNNELDKIRRILDGHKNP